A genomic segment from Oncorhynchus clarkii lewisi isolate Uvic-CL-2024 chromosome 12, UVic_Ocla_1.0, whole genome shotgun sequence encodes:
- the LOC139423131 gene encoding rho GTPase-activating protein 7 isoform X1 yields the protein MAHTVKTPLRRSFSEHVKVSTNKAWDVFWKSAREKRLCEIEAKEACDWLKAAGFPQYVQLYKDCRFPIDIDWVKSDHSFLDKDALDSLCRRLNTLNKCVELRLELGRSKRRLEESEDEEPCAISAKWAYERQTRRWRRLEGMGLLCLPDSHDMSPCESNDRHEVCSLHSTSSTESEGRKTATDDQETSRSSSRCSSTNKTMSLDTSFSGPPSPGGEMLGFSSAEERFPDKPPRKKGPSLLRKMEKLRLRSTTTLRSPGHSGHSRTRLVISGPVLQVGLDVEHRLRRLQCLDISTLQDRDRDRPGSQASSSPSSPHSGSSSPSTSESSSTVSTPSPITRVRSNCKRTGGVQEQHQEGLHSGPVRELQDYKDKRNNHESLVFQIPQGHKPGTFPAALTHNNVLLPIDNTSVNWRTGSFHGYRGRRSRGSAAARDQESPCCSPPASLDHRASIYDNVPTGQVIGQEVEHHRAAETEEITENNDVFSALDSVMERISGLQQLVNTWTDKLSDDSDSDSNRGSTPSPCPSSSNHIHLEIKEAEELGPGAVEGEGDEDRESLEKEYVDGDGTEVQSLLRNIRRSQHHWSSEQSLPSVTASSPGVEAQPVSHLHLLRKLSLLKLTALMDKYSPFSKQGWNWTFPKPPRKAKAQELKGRRVFGVSLLHSMQQTGEPLPPSILKALFYLRTECLDQVGLFRKSGVKSRIQYLRDMVEADPEGASYEGQSAFDVADMVKQYFRDLPEPVFSSKLCESFLHIYQYFPKDQQFCAAQAAIFLLPDEHREALQTLLLFLRAVVGCVDENQMTPTNIAVCLAPSLFHLNTLKREGNPARSSHRKYSLGRPDQRDLSENLAATQGLAHMVTESLRLLQLPEFWPDQSVCSPSEEALWADGGRSSPFQGGEEEQDERAKLDQTTQHLLREAREKSQGWELCSGPDQVDLAIKKVDDGWPLRLWKGSIEVDAPQKEALQRVLREQGLWEKTLKQSAVVQTLTKDTEIYRYLLQGLGPRPPQEHLLLRTWQSDPSAGPVYVSAISTEHPEAPMEGVRAQVLSCLYLVEPLGTKRSRLTHLCRTDTRGRSKEWHNRVSGHLLASNLLAIRDSFRPDHSETKI from the exons AGATCGAAGCGAAGGAGGCTTGCGATTGGCTGAAAGCAGCCGGCTTTCCCCAGTACGTGCAATTATACAAAG ATTGCAGGTTCCCCATTGATATAGACTGGGTAAAGAGTGATCACAGTTTTCTGGATAAGGATGCACTTGATTCACTCTGCAG GAGATTAAACACTTTAAACAAATGTGTGGAGCTGAGGCTGGAGCTGGGCAGATCAAAGAGACGG TTGGAGGAGTCAGAGGACGAGGAACCCTGTGCCATCAGTGCCAAATGGGCCTACGAGAGGCAGACAAGGCGCTGGCGTCGACTAGAGGGGATGGGCTTACTGTGTTTACCGGACAGCCATGATATGTCCCCGTGTGAATCCAACGACCGTCATGAGGTCTGCTCCCTCCACAGCACCAGCAGCACTGAGAGTGAGGGCCGCAAGACTGCCACTGATGACCAAGAGACCAGCAGGAGCTCGTCTCGCTGCTCCTCCACCAACAAGACCATGTCCCTGGACACGTCGTTCAGCGGGCCCCCCTCCCCAGGGGGTGAGATGCTCGGCTTCAGCAGTGCTGAGGAGCGCTTCCCGGACAAGCCCCCCAGGAAGAAGGGCCCCAGTCtgctgaggaagatggagaagCTGCGTCTGAGGAGCACAACCACCCTCCGCTCCCCAGGCCACAGTGGCCACAGCAGAACCAGGCTGGTCATCTCTGGCCCCGTACTCCAGGTGGGTTTGGATGTCGAGCACAGGCTGAGACGGCTGCAGTGCCTGGACATCTCCACCCTGCAGGACAGGGATAGGGACCGGCCGGGCAGCCAGGCCTCCTCCTCACCATCCTCCCCCCACTCAGGCAGCAGCAGCCCCAGCACATCAGAGAGCAGCAGTACTGTCAGCACCCCAAGCCCCATCACCAGGGTACGCAGCAACTGCAAACGAACCGGCGGGGTCCAAGAACAGCACCAGGAAGGTCTCCACAGCGGCCCGGTCCGAGAGCTCCAAGACTACAAGGACAAGAGGAATAACCACGAGAGCCTGGTCTTCCAGATCCCCCAGGGACACAAGCCAGGAACCTTCCCCGCTGCCCTCACTCACAACAATGTCCTGTTGCCCATAGACAACACCTCCGTCAACTGGAGAACTGGGAGCTTCCACGGGTACCGTGGGCGACGGAGCAGGGGGAGCGCAGCGGCCAGGGACCAGGAATCCCCCTGCTGTAGCCCCCCAGCCTCATTGGACCACCGGGCCAGTATCTATGACAATGTGCCGACAGGCCAGGTGATTGGCCAAGAGGTGGAGCATCACAGGGCGGCGGAGACGGAGGAGATCACCGAAAACAATGACGTGTTCTCTGCGCTGGACAGTGTGATGGAGCGTATCAGCGGCCTGCAGCAACTCGTCAACACCTGGACGGACAAACTGTCAGatgactctgactctgactctaACCGCggctccaccccctctccctgcccctcctcctccaaccACATCCACCTGGAGATCAAGGAGGCTGAGGAGCTGGGGCCGGGAGccgtggagggggagggagatgaggacagggagagccTAGAAAAAGAATATGTGGATGGAGATGGCACAGAGGTTCAGTCACTACTTCGCAATATCAG ACGGAGCCAGCACCACTGGTCAAGCGAGCAGAGCCTTCCCTCAGTGACTGCCAGCAGCCCAGGGGTCGAGGCCCAGCCTGTCTCTCACCTCCACCTGCTGCGGAAGCTCTCCCTACTTAAACTCACCGCTCTCATGGACAAGTACTCCCCCTTCAGCAAGCAGGGCTGGAACTG GACGTTCCCCAAGCCCCCGCGGAAGGCCAAGGCTCAAGAGCTGAAGGGCAGGAGGGTGTTTGGTGTATCCCTCCTCCACAGTATGCAGCAGACAGGGGAACCTCTACCCCCCAGCATCCTCAAGGCTCTATTCTATCTGAGGACAGAGTGTCTCGATCAG GTGGGTCTGTTCCGTAAGTCGGGGGTGAAGTCTCGTATCCAGTACCTGCGTGACATGGTGGAGGCAGACCCAGAGGGTGCGTCTTACGAGGGCCAATCAGCATTCGATGTGGCTGATATGGTGAAACAGTATTTCAGAGATCTACCAGAACCTGTGTTCTCCAGCAAACTCTGCGAGTCCTTCCTGCATATCTACCAAT ATTTCCCCAAAGACCAGCAGTTCTGTGCGGCCCAGGCGGCCATCTTCCTCCTGCCAGATGAGCACAGGGAGGCCCTGCagacactcctcctcttcctccgagCTGTTGTGGGCTGTGTGGACGAGAACCAGATGACCCCCACCAACATTGCTGTGTGTcttgccccctctctcttccacctcaaCACTCTGAAGAGAGAGGGCAACCCAGCCAG GTCAAGCCACAGGAAGTACAGCCTGGGTAGGCCTGACCAAAGGGACCTGAGTGAGAACCTGGCTGCTACACAGGGCCTTGCCCACATGGTGACAGAGTCCCTACGCCTCCTTCAG cTTCCAGAGTTCTGGCCAGACCAGAGTGTGTGCAGCCCCAGTGAGGAGGCTCTCTGGGCGGATGGGGGTCGGAGTTCGCCCTTTCAGggtggggaggaggagcaggatgaGAGGGCCAAACTGGACCAGACCACCCAGCACCTGCTGAGAGAGGCCAGGGAGAAAAGCCAAGGCTGGGAGTTGTGCTCTGGACCAGACCAAGTGGACCTGGCCATTAAGAAG GTGGATGACGGCTGGCCGCTGCGGTTGTGGAAGGGCTCCATTGAGGTGGATGCCCCCCAGAAAGAGGCCCTCCAGCGAGTCCTGAGGGAGCAGGGTCTTTGGGAGAAGACCCTCAAACAGTCAGCAGTAGTCCAGACCCTGACAAAGGACACTGAGATCTATCGCTACCTCCTGCAGGGCCTGGGACCCAGACCGCCACAGGAGCACCTCCTGCTCAG GACCTGGCAGTCAGACCCGTCGGCCGGACCTGTTTATGTGTCAGCTATATCTACAGAGCACCCTGAGGCCCCCATGGAGGGGGTGCGAGCCCAGGTCCTCTCTTGTCTCTATTTGGTAGAACCCCTAGGGACCAAGAGGTCCCGACTCACACACCTCTGTCGCACAGATACCAG
- the LOC139423131 gene encoding rho GTPase-activating protein 7 isoform X2, which produces MLITKIEAKEACDWLKAAGFPQYVQLYKDCRFPIDIDWVKSDHSFLDKDALDSLCRRLNTLNKCVELRLELGRSKRRLEESEDEEPCAISAKWAYERQTRRWRRLEGMGLLCLPDSHDMSPCESNDRHEVCSLHSTSSTESEGRKTATDDQETSRSSSRCSSTNKTMSLDTSFSGPPSPGGEMLGFSSAEERFPDKPPRKKGPSLLRKMEKLRLRSTTTLRSPGHSGHSRTRLVISGPVLQVGLDVEHRLRRLQCLDISTLQDRDRDRPGSQASSSPSSPHSGSSSPSTSESSSTVSTPSPITRVRSNCKRTGGVQEQHQEGLHSGPVRELQDYKDKRNNHESLVFQIPQGHKPGTFPAALTHNNVLLPIDNTSVNWRTGSFHGYRGRRSRGSAAARDQESPCCSPPASLDHRASIYDNVPTGQVIGQEVEHHRAAETEEITENNDVFSALDSVMERISGLQQLVNTWTDKLSDDSDSDSNRGSTPSPCPSSSNHIHLEIKEAEELGPGAVEGEGDEDRESLEKEYVDGDGTEVQSLLRNIRRSQHHWSSEQSLPSVTASSPGVEAQPVSHLHLLRKLSLLKLTALMDKYSPFSKQGWNWTFPKPPRKAKAQELKGRRVFGVSLLHSMQQTGEPLPPSILKALFYLRTECLDQVGLFRKSGVKSRIQYLRDMVEADPEGASYEGQSAFDVADMVKQYFRDLPEPVFSSKLCESFLHIYQYFPKDQQFCAAQAAIFLLPDEHREALQTLLLFLRAVVGCVDENQMTPTNIAVCLAPSLFHLNTLKREGNPARSSHRKYSLGRPDQRDLSENLAATQGLAHMVTESLRLLQLPEFWPDQSVCSPSEEALWADGGRSSPFQGGEEEQDERAKLDQTTQHLLREAREKSQGWELCSGPDQVDLAIKKVDDGWPLRLWKGSIEVDAPQKEALQRVLREQGLWEKTLKQSAVVQTLTKDTEIYRYLLQGLGPRPPQEHLLLRTWQSDPSAGPVYVSAISTEHPEAPMEGVRAQVLSCLYLVEPLGTKRSRLTHLCRTDTRGRSKEWHNRVSGHLLASNLLAIRDSFRPDHSETKI; this is translated from the exons AGATCGAAGCGAAGGAGGCTTGCGATTGGCTGAAAGCAGCCGGCTTTCCCCAGTACGTGCAATTATACAAAG ATTGCAGGTTCCCCATTGATATAGACTGGGTAAAGAGTGATCACAGTTTTCTGGATAAGGATGCACTTGATTCACTCTGCAG GAGATTAAACACTTTAAACAAATGTGTGGAGCTGAGGCTGGAGCTGGGCAGATCAAAGAGACGG TTGGAGGAGTCAGAGGACGAGGAACCCTGTGCCATCAGTGCCAAATGGGCCTACGAGAGGCAGACAAGGCGCTGGCGTCGACTAGAGGGGATGGGCTTACTGTGTTTACCGGACAGCCATGATATGTCCCCGTGTGAATCCAACGACCGTCATGAGGTCTGCTCCCTCCACAGCACCAGCAGCACTGAGAGTGAGGGCCGCAAGACTGCCACTGATGACCAAGAGACCAGCAGGAGCTCGTCTCGCTGCTCCTCCACCAACAAGACCATGTCCCTGGACACGTCGTTCAGCGGGCCCCCCTCCCCAGGGGGTGAGATGCTCGGCTTCAGCAGTGCTGAGGAGCGCTTCCCGGACAAGCCCCCCAGGAAGAAGGGCCCCAGTCtgctgaggaagatggagaagCTGCGTCTGAGGAGCACAACCACCCTCCGCTCCCCAGGCCACAGTGGCCACAGCAGAACCAGGCTGGTCATCTCTGGCCCCGTACTCCAGGTGGGTTTGGATGTCGAGCACAGGCTGAGACGGCTGCAGTGCCTGGACATCTCCACCCTGCAGGACAGGGATAGGGACCGGCCGGGCAGCCAGGCCTCCTCCTCACCATCCTCCCCCCACTCAGGCAGCAGCAGCCCCAGCACATCAGAGAGCAGCAGTACTGTCAGCACCCCAAGCCCCATCACCAGGGTACGCAGCAACTGCAAACGAACCGGCGGGGTCCAAGAACAGCACCAGGAAGGTCTCCACAGCGGCCCGGTCCGAGAGCTCCAAGACTACAAGGACAAGAGGAATAACCACGAGAGCCTGGTCTTCCAGATCCCCCAGGGACACAAGCCAGGAACCTTCCCCGCTGCCCTCACTCACAACAATGTCCTGTTGCCCATAGACAACACCTCCGTCAACTGGAGAACTGGGAGCTTCCACGGGTACCGTGGGCGACGGAGCAGGGGGAGCGCAGCGGCCAGGGACCAGGAATCCCCCTGCTGTAGCCCCCCAGCCTCATTGGACCACCGGGCCAGTATCTATGACAATGTGCCGACAGGCCAGGTGATTGGCCAAGAGGTGGAGCATCACAGGGCGGCGGAGACGGAGGAGATCACCGAAAACAATGACGTGTTCTCTGCGCTGGACAGTGTGATGGAGCGTATCAGCGGCCTGCAGCAACTCGTCAACACCTGGACGGACAAACTGTCAGatgactctgactctgactctaACCGCggctccaccccctctccctgcccctcctcctccaaccACATCCACCTGGAGATCAAGGAGGCTGAGGAGCTGGGGCCGGGAGccgtggagggggagggagatgaggacagggagagccTAGAAAAAGAATATGTGGATGGAGATGGCACAGAGGTTCAGTCACTACTTCGCAATATCAG ACGGAGCCAGCACCACTGGTCAAGCGAGCAGAGCCTTCCCTCAGTGACTGCCAGCAGCCCAGGGGTCGAGGCCCAGCCTGTCTCTCACCTCCACCTGCTGCGGAAGCTCTCCCTACTTAAACTCACCGCTCTCATGGACAAGTACTCCCCCTTCAGCAAGCAGGGCTGGAACTG GACGTTCCCCAAGCCCCCGCGGAAGGCCAAGGCTCAAGAGCTGAAGGGCAGGAGGGTGTTTGGTGTATCCCTCCTCCACAGTATGCAGCAGACAGGGGAACCTCTACCCCCCAGCATCCTCAAGGCTCTATTCTATCTGAGGACAGAGTGTCTCGATCAG GTGGGTCTGTTCCGTAAGTCGGGGGTGAAGTCTCGTATCCAGTACCTGCGTGACATGGTGGAGGCAGACCCAGAGGGTGCGTCTTACGAGGGCCAATCAGCATTCGATGTGGCTGATATGGTGAAACAGTATTTCAGAGATCTACCAGAACCTGTGTTCTCCAGCAAACTCTGCGAGTCCTTCCTGCATATCTACCAAT ATTTCCCCAAAGACCAGCAGTTCTGTGCGGCCCAGGCGGCCATCTTCCTCCTGCCAGATGAGCACAGGGAGGCCCTGCagacactcctcctcttcctccgagCTGTTGTGGGCTGTGTGGACGAGAACCAGATGACCCCCACCAACATTGCTGTGTGTcttgccccctctctcttccacctcaaCACTCTGAAGAGAGAGGGCAACCCAGCCAG GTCAAGCCACAGGAAGTACAGCCTGGGTAGGCCTGACCAAAGGGACCTGAGTGAGAACCTGGCTGCTACACAGGGCCTTGCCCACATGGTGACAGAGTCCCTACGCCTCCTTCAG cTTCCAGAGTTCTGGCCAGACCAGAGTGTGTGCAGCCCCAGTGAGGAGGCTCTCTGGGCGGATGGGGGTCGGAGTTCGCCCTTTCAGggtggggaggaggagcaggatgaGAGGGCCAAACTGGACCAGACCACCCAGCACCTGCTGAGAGAGGCCAGGGAGAAAAGCCAAGGCTGGGAGTTGTGCTCTGGACCAGACCAAGTGGACCTGGCCATTAAGAAG GTGGATGACGGCTGGCCGCTGCGGTTGTGGAAGGGCTCCATTGAGGTGGATGCCCCCCAGAAAGAGGCCCTCCAGCGAGTCCTGAGGGAGCAGGGTCTTTGGGAGAAGACCCTCAAACAGTCAGCAGTAGTCCAGACCCTGACAAAGGACACTGAGATCTATCGCTACCTCCTGCAGGGCCTGGGACCCAGACCGCCACAGGAGCACCTCCTGCTCAG GACCTGGCAGTCAGACCCGTCGGCCGGACCTGTTTATGTGTCAGCTATATCTACAGAGCACCCTGAGGCCCCCATGGAGGGGGTGCGAGCCCAGGTCCTCTCTTGTCTCTATTTGGTAGAACCCCTAGGGACCAAGAGGTCCCGACTCACACACCTCTGTCGCACAGATACCAG